One Phoenix dactylifera cultivar Barhee BC4 chromosome 14, palm_55x_up_171113_PBpolish2nd_filt_p, whole genome shotgun sequence DNA window includes the following coding sequences:
- the LOC103704827 gene encoding uncharacterized protein LOC103704827 has translation MESAGDVDWPEAGRPAAIALDFPAGEASASPPPKVPRRIRRRLLESRSSPPASVEEIEAKLKDAELRRQQFHEWLSSKARPKPRSPSWSSQEEDLGQRLEARLFAAEQKRLSLLAKAQMRLARLDEIRQAAKTGVEMRFEKEREELGTRVESRVQQAEANRLRLLEAHMQRRAAAQERTARSLLQRIIRENKYKEYVRSAIFQKRAAAEKKRMGLLEAEKKRAHARVMQARRVAKTVCHQRESERRRMKEQLEKRLQRAKRQRAEYLKQRGSPYSSARIYWNKQGDFLSRKLARCWRWFVRSRKTTFALTKAYADLEINENSAKSMPFEQLALRIESATTLQTVKALLDRLESRFLLSRLSSSSSPENVDHLLKRLASPNRRVASGKATRTRGLTKKGAKSSESNKLPRYSVRVALCAYMILGHPNAVLSGQGEREVALMVSALNFVQEFELLVKIILDGPNSARSSRQSSPDVMSDDLDHHQESAGHSPRQQSFRSQLAAFDSAWCSYLYCFVVWKIKDARSLEEDLVRAACQLELSMMQTCKLTSEGQTCDLSYDMKAIQKQVTEDQKLLREKVQHLSGNAGIERMECALSDTRAKFFEAKESGSPLATPVAHIASPSTSNSSGQPLVSISEEKPIADNGRSNSVVRSLFGSASSSSPKASKKTESVDVQSSSTMDRQFPTENELLVNEILHGGCDISTNKLDINVRDETCIKEKVKETMEKAFWDGIMHVMKEDEPDYSRIVGLVKEVRDELCELAPQSWKQEILGSIDLEILSQVLESGTQDTDYLGRILEYALVMLQKLSAPANEDEMKKAHKKLLSELEDIAQSSDKQNGSFVIATIKGLRFVLEQIQTLKKEISKARIQLMEPIIKGSAGLDYLQKAFVDRYGPPSGAASSLPLTVQWISSLRNSLEEEWSEHVDSLSVLSTSHGLPSVTSLRTGGGTRLASKQGHLLINASGGELPECSGEKFDRWVRLGLLKLVSAIEGLTIETVPETLKLNVMRLRSVQSQYQQIIVIATSVLVLRQVLFSENSAVSPSDLERMISDTVKGLSELLERVPDAGIDEIIERMVSSSSSLYPTSETKLQSRKEMVGRMLTKSLQNDDAVFVRVSRSIYLAARGVVLGGSGAQGRRLADAALRRVGAALLLDQVVKAAEVLIMVATTSGLVHGPWYRCLV, from the exons ATGGAGTCGGCCGGTGATGTGGATTGGCCGGAGGCCGGGAGGCCCGCGGCGATCGCGCTAGACTTCCCGGCCGGGGAGGCGTCGGCGTCGCCACCGCCGAAGGTGCCGCGGAGGATCCGGCGGAGGCTCCTTGAGAGTAGGAGTAGCCCTCCGGCGAGCGTGGAGGAGATCGAGGCCAAGCTCAAGGATGCCGAACTCAGAAGACAG CAATTTCATGAGTGGTTGTCAAGCAAAGCAAGGCCGAAGCCAAGGAGCCCATCCTGGTCATCTCAAGAGGAAGATCTTGGTCAGAGGCTTGAAGCAAGGCTTTTTGCAGCTGAGCAAAAAAG ATTGAGCCTTTTGGCAAAGGCACAGATGCGGTTAGCTAGGTTGGATGAGATACGACAAGCTGCTAAAACTGGTGTAGAGATGCGTTTTGAGAAGGAACGTGAAGAGCTGGGTACAAGAGTTGAATCCCGTGTTCAACAAGCTGAGGCAAACCGTTTGCGCCTTCTTGAGGCCCATATGCAGAGAAGGGCCGCAGCCCAGGAGAGAACAGCCAGATCCTTGTTGCAGCGGATAATCCGAGAGAACAAATATAAAGAGTATGTTCGTTCTGCAATCTTCCAAAAGCGTGCTGCTGCCGAGAAGAAACGGATGGGGTTGTTGGAAGCTGAAAAGAAAAGGGCACATGCCAGAGTAATGCAAGCACGCCGAGTAGCTAAGACTGTATGCCATCAAAGAGAAAGTgagagaagaagaatgaaaGAACAGTTGGAAAAACGTCTTCAAAGA GCAAAGCGACAGAGAGCAGAGTATCTTAAACAGAGAGGAAGCCCTTATAGTTCTGCACGCATTTACTGGAACAAACAAGGGGATTTTCTTTCAAGAAAATTAGCAAG GTGCTGGAGGTGGTTTGTGAGATCAAGAAAGACTACCTTTGCTTTGACTAAAGCTTATGCAGACTTGGAAATTAATGAAAACTCAGCTAAGTCTATGCCTTTCGAACAACTTGCACTACGCATTGAATCGGCCACAACACTTCAGACTGTAAAAGCATTGCTTGATCGACTGGAGAGTCGTTTTTTACTCTCCCGGTTATCTAGTTCATCAAGTCCGGAGAATGTTGATCATTTGCTAAAGCGCCTAGCATCTCCCAACAGAAGAGTGGCATCTGGCAAAGCAACCAGGACTAGAGGATTGACGAAGAAAGGAGCCAAGAGTTCTGAATCAAATAAGCTGCCAAGGTATTCTGTGAGGGTAGCACTCTGTGCCTACATGATACTGGGTCATCCAAATGCTGTTCTTAGTGGGCAGGGAGAGCGTGAGGTTGCACTGATGGTGTCAGCTTTAAACTTTGTTCAGGAGTTTGAGTTGCTGGTCAAGATCATATTAGATGGTCCCAACAGCGCTCGTTCCTCAAGGCAGTCATCACCAGATGTTATGTCTGATGACTTGGATCACCATCAAGAATCTGCTGGCCATTCACCTCGCCAACAGTCTTTCAGAAGCCAATTGGCAGCTTTTGATTCAGCATGGTGTTCATACCTGTACTGCTTTGTGGTATGGAAGATAAAAGATGCAAGATCACTGGAGGAAGATCTTGTAAGAGCTGCTTGTCAACTTGAGCTCTCAATGATGCAAACATGCAAGCTAACTTCTGAAGGGCAGACATGTGATCTTAGTTATGATATGAAGGCGATTCAGAAACAG GTTACCGAAGACCAGAAATTACTGAGGGAGAAAGTGCAACACCTGAGTGGTAATGCAGGTATTGAGCGGATGGAATGTGCTTTATCGGATACACGAGCCAAATTTTTTGAAGCAAAGGAAAGTGGGAGTCCTTTGGCGACTCCTGTTGCTCATATTGCATCTCCATCAACATCCAACTCTTCAGGTCAGCCTTTGGTTTCTATCTCTGAGGAGAAGCCTATTGCGGATAATGGGAGATCCAATAGTGTGGTTCGTTCTTTGTTTGGAAGTGCCTCTTCTTCATCACCTAAAGCtagcaagaaaactgaaagtgTAGATGTTCAATCAAGTAGCACAATGGACAGACAGTTTCCCACAGAGAATGAACTTCTTGTGAATGAGATTCTTCATGGGGGTTGTGATATTTCTACTAATAAACTCGACATCAATGTCAGAGACGAGACTTGTATCAAG GAAAAAGTTAAAGAGACAATGGAGAAGGCATTCTGGGATGGAATCATGCATGTTATGAAGGAAGATGAACCTGATTATAGTCGGATTGTAGGCCTTGTGAAGGAGGTAAGGGATGAACTATGTGAACTGGCTCCTCAGAGTTGGAAGCAAGAGATCCTGGGCAGTATCGATCTTGAAATTCTATCTCAG GTACTCGAGTCAGGTACTCAGGACACAGATTATCTTGGACGAATTCTGGAGTATGCGCTGGTCATGTTGCAGAAATTATCAGCTCCTGCAAATGAGGATGAGATGAAAAAAGCCCACAAGAAATTATTAAGTGAATTAGAAGACATTGCTCAATCCAGTGACAAACAAAATGGGTCTTTTGTTATTGCCACTATCAAGGGTCTGCGCTTTGTTCTGGAGCAGATACAG ACGCTGAAAAAGGAAATTAGCAAAGCACGCATACAGTTGATGGAACCAATCATAAAGGGATCTGCCGGACTGGACTACTTGCAGAAAGCATTTGTTGATCGTTATGGACCTCCCTCTGGGGCTGCAAGCTCTCTTCCACTAACAGTACAGTGGATATCATCACTAAGGAACAGCCTGGAAGAGGAATGGAGTGAACATGTTGATTCTCTTTCTGTCTTGTCAACAAGTCAT GGTCTTCCCTCTGTTACTTCTCTTCGAACTGGTGGTGGTACTCGACTGGCATCCAAACAGGGTCATCTGCTTATTAATGCATCAG GTGGTGAGTTACCGGAGTGCAGTGGTGAAAAGTTTGACAGATGGGTAAGGCTTGGCCTGTTAAAACTTGTAAGTGCGATAGAGGGGTTGACCATTGAGACGGTGCCTGAAACATTAAAGCTTAATGTCATGAGATTGAGATCTGTTCAGAGCCAATATCAGCAAATTATCGTTATTGCAACAAG CGTTTTAGTCCTTCGGCAAGTTCTTTTCAGCGAGAACTCTGCTGTCTCTCCTTCAGACTTGGAGAGGATGATCTCAGATACCGTCAAAGGGCTGTCCGAACTACTGGAGCGTGTACCTGATGCAGGCATCGATGAGATCATTGAGAGGATGGTGAGCTCGTCAAGCTCATTATATCCTACTTCAGAAACAAAGCTTCAGAGCAGAAAGGAGATGGTGGGAAGAATGCTAACAAAAAGCTTACAGAACGATGACGCGGTCTTTGTGAGGGTGTCTCGATCAATTTACCTGGCAGCGCGTGGAGTTGTGCTCGGTGGGAGCGGAGCCCAGGGACGGAGGCTGGCAGATGCTGCGCTACGGCGTGTTGGAGCTGCCCTGCTCTTGGATCAAGTGGTGAAAGCAGCAGAAGTATTGATCATGGTGGCAACCACCTCAGGCCTTGTTCATGGGCCATGGTACAGATGCTTGGTATAG